A genomic segment from Torulaspora delbrueckii CBS 1146 chromosome 3, complete genome encodes:
- the RPL9B gene encoding 60S ribosomal protein uL6 (similar to Saccharomyces cerevisiae RPL9B (YNL067W); ancestral locus Anc_2.236), with the protein MKFVQTEQFIEVPQGVQVNIRSRVVKVTGPRGILVKNLKHIDVTFTQISEKQIKVAVHNGDRKHVAALRTVKSLVDNLITGVTKGYKYKMRYVYAHFPINVNVVDKDGKKFIEIRNFLGDKKVRLVPVREGVDIEFSTTQKDEMVLSGNSVEDVSQNAADVQQICRVRNKDIRKFLDGIYVSEKGVIEQEN; encoded by the coding sequence ATGAAATTCGTCCAAACTGAACAATTCATTGAAGTCCCACAGGGTGTCCAGGTTAACATCAGATCGAGAGTCGTCAAGGTCACTGGTCCAAGAGGTATTCTAgtcaagaacttgaagcACATCGATGTTACTTTCACCCAAATCAGTGAGAAGCAGATTAAAGTTGCTGTTCACAATGGTGACAGAAAGCACGTTGCTGCTTTGAGAACCGTCAAGTCTTTGGTCGACAACTTGATCACCGGTGTTACTAAGGGATACAAGTACAAGATGAGATACGTCTACGCGCATTTCCCAATCAACGTCAATGTTGTTGACAAGGATGGTAAGAAATTCATCGAGAtcagaaacttcttggGTGACAAGAAGGTCAGGTTGGTTCCAGTCAGAGAAGGTGTTGATATCGAATTTTCCACTACTCAAAAGGATGAGATGGTTTTATCCGGTAACTCGGTCGAAgatgtttctcaaaacGCTGCTgatgttcaacaaatctgCCGTGTCAGAAACAAAGATATCCGTAAGTTTTTGGATGGTATCTATGTCTCTGAAAAGGGTGTCATCGAGCAAGAAAACTAA